From Candidatus Eisenbacteria bacterium, a single genomic window includes:
- a CDS encoding RNA polymerase sigma factor yields MGSIKPDRTAVPDAEIVQLVLAGEIDAFDELVRRTRRPAYRLARRITRNHEDADDVVQDSYVKAYRALPRFDAGCAFGPWFLTIVARTALSQIRQGARRATVPLDEPGNEGMTLAERLPDATLDPAGRQNLLDVEQALERLSEEHRSILALRVEGDLPYAEIASALDIPIGTVMSRLARAREALLEEVERIRASRFRR; encoded by the coding sequence ATGGGTTCGATAAAGCCCGACCGCACGGCGGTTCCGGACGCCGAGATCGTCCAGCTCGTGCTGGCCGGCGAGATCGACGCATTCGACGAGCTCGTGCGCCGCACGCGGCGCCCCGCCTATCGACTGGCACGCAGGATCACGCGCAACCACGAGGACGCCGACGACGTGGTCCAGGACAGCTATGTCAAAGCCTACCGCGCGCTCCCACGCTTCGACGCGGGCTGCGCGTTCGGGCCGTGGTTCCTCACGATCGTCGCGAGGACGGCGTTGAGCCAGATCCGCCAGGGCGCCCGCCGGGCAACGGTTCCGCTCGATGAGCCGGGGAACGAGGGAATGACGCTCGCGGAACGGCTGCCCGACGCTACACTGGACCCGGCCGGGCGGCAGAACCTGCTCGACGTGGAGCAAGCTCTGGAGCGGCTCTCCGAAGAGCATCGTTCGATTCTCGCCCTTCGCGTGGAGGGGGATCTGCCGTACGCCGAGATCGCAAGCGCGTTGGATATCCCGATAGGCACCGTCATGTCCCGATTGGCCCGCGCGCGCGAGGCCTTGCTCGAGGAAGTGGAGAGGATCCGAGCGTCGAGGTTCCGCCGATGA
- a CDS encoding dipeptidase → MNLSAAFDFIQKNEKRYIDELIQFLRIPSISAHKEHDKDVQAALEFDKKKLESLGFRTEVWPTRSHAGLFAERIVDPAAPTVLIYGHVDVQPVDPIELWESPPFEPRIKDGAIWARGADDNKGQHYAQIAGVESVIQGGGGLPVNVKFIIESDEEFDGEAMAEVAPRHKEKLRCDVFVVSDSSFPDIDHPAITVSLRGIQTVEITIRGPAGDKHSGEWGGMLYEPIDVLRWVLQHLKDFKTGRVLVPGFYDDVQEVSAEDRRAIGAVPWNDASRAKSIGAKRLFHEEGFSALESATIRPTLQVNGVIGGYTGEGFKTVIGSWVRAKISMRLVHNQDPERIYHLFERYVRELVGDMGTVEFRKFGAGRPVRAEVSNPFVQAGLRALEAGFEKPPIAMGQGGSIPIVAPMVAITGAPCVLMGFGLPEDNLHAPNEHFAIRCFLGGARSAAAYLNEVSSRVGAGARR, encoded by the coding sequence ATGAATTTGAGCGCCGCATTCGATTTCATCCAGAAGAACGAGAAGCGCTACATCGACGAGCTGATCCAATTCCTCCGCATTCCGAGCATCAGCGCCCACAAGGAGCACGATAAGGACGTGCAGGCGGCGCTCGAGTTCGACAAGAAGAAGCTCGAGTCCCTGGGATTCAGGACCGAGGTGTGGCCCACGCGCTCGCACGCCGGGCTTTTCGCCGAGCGGATCGTGGACCCCGCGGCCCCGACGGTGCTGATCTACGGACACGTCGACGTGCAGCCGGTGGACCCCATCGAGCTGTGGGAAAGCCCTCCCTTCGAGCCGCGGATCAAGGATGGAGCCATCTGGGCCCGAGGAGCCGATGACAACAAGGGGCAGCATTACGCCCAGATCGCCGGGGTCGAATCGGTCATCCAGGGGGGCGGCGGGCTCCCGGTGAACGTGAAGTTCATCATCGAGAGCGACGAGGAATTCGACGGCGAAGCGATGGCCGAGGTGGCCCCCCGGCACAAAGAGAAGCTCCGTTGCGACGTGTTCGTGGTCTCCGACTCGAGCTTTCCGGACATCGACCACCCCGCGATCACGGTCTCCCTGCGCGGGATTCAGACGGTGGAGATCACGATCCGGGGGCCGGCAGGCGACAAGCACTCGGGGGAGTGGGGCGGTATGCTCTACGAGCCGATCGACGTGCTGCGCTGGGTGCTTCAGCACTTGAAGGATTTCAAGACCGGCCGGGTGCTCGTCCCTGGGTTTTACGACGATGTCCAGGAGGTGAGCGCCGAGGACCGGAGGGCGATCGGTGCCGTGCCGTGGAACGACGCCTCACGGGCGAAATCGATCGGCGCAAAGCGGCTCTTCCACGAAGAAGGCTTCTCCGCGCTCGAATCGGCCACGATCCGTCCGACGCTGCAGGTTAACGGCGTGATCGGGGGCTACACCGGAGAGGGCTTCAAGACCGTCATCGGCTCCTGGGTGCGCGCGAAGATCAGCATGCGCCTTGTCCACAATCAGGATCCGGAGCGGATCTACCACCTTTTCGAGCGGTACGTGCGCGAGCTGGTCGGCGACATGGGAACGGTGGAGTTTCGGAAGTTCGGCGCGGGCCGTCCGGTTCGGGCCGAGGTATCCAACCCCTTCGTCCAGGCCGGGTTACGCGCCCTGGAGGCCGGCTTCGAGAAGCCCCCGATCGCCATGGGCCAGGGAGGTTCCATACCGATCGTCGCCCCCATGGTCGCGATCACGGGGGCCCCGTGCGTCCTCATGGGCTTCGGACTTCCGGAGGACAACCTCCACGCGCCCAACGAGCATTTCGCGATCCGCTGTTTCCTCGGGGGGGCGCGCTCGGCGGCGGCTTACTTGAACGAGGTTTCGAGCAGGGTTGGAGCAGGCGCCAGACGGTGA
- a CDS encoding DUF2779 domain-containing protein: MEQLPLWGTPSAPSVRTSIPLLSKSRFVAGLQCHKRLYYECYDPDLRDPLDPTTKALFETGARVGAAAQELFAGGVRIPGDSHHDDATRSTASALAQSATRPIYEAAFKHHDVRIRVDILAPAGDGTWDLVEVKSSAGYKEEYLPDVGIQLYVLEGAGVPVRRACILHVNNQYVYQGGPYVLDQLFALRDITAQARDVRPILVSQLEAMRAPLWEMEPPAILVGPHCKRPYVCPFYTRCHLHGPEYPLEHLPRMSPKLLRALRDADIEDIRDIPEDFDGLSDLHRRIRACVITGSVHSDPELKRALGALETPIHFLDFETCNPALPLFVGTRPFQQVPFQWSDHVLLKDGSLEHREYLHTEPTDPRRALAASLIESLGDEGPIVVYSGFEERIMRSLAEELEEWREALLAIVESRMVDLLELIRSHYYHPGFRGSFSIKEVLPALIDDLDYEDLEIREGGQAAVAFVQMIDAGTSEGRRRELVQALRAYCRRDTEAMVRLFHKLREGG; the protein is encoded by the coding sequence ATGGAACAGCTTCCCCTCTGGGGTACTCCTTCTGCCCCGTCCGTTCGCACATCGATCCCGCTTCTCTCCAAGTCGCGCTTCGTGGCGGGGCTCCAGTGCCACAAGCGACTCTATTACGAATGCTACGACCCCGACCTGCGCGACCCTCTCGATCCCACCACGAAGGCGCTCTTCGAGACGGGCGCGCGCGTAGGAGCGGCGGCGCAAGAGCTCTTCGCGGGCGGTGTGCGCATTCCCGGGGACTCCCATCATGACGACGCGACACGAAGCACCGCGTCCGCGCTCGCGCAATCGGCCACCAGGCCGATTTATGAAGCCGCATTCAAGCACCACGACGTGCGAATCCGCGTGGACATTCTCGCTCCCGCTGGCGACGGGACCTGGGACCTGGTCGAGGTCAAGTCCAGCGCCGGTTACAAGGAGGAATACCTCCCCGACGTGGGAATCCAGCTCTACGTGCTCGAGGGAGCCGGGGTTCCGGTCCGCCGCGCCTGCATCCTCCACGTGAACAATCAATACGTGTACCAAGGGGGTCCATACGTCCTCGACCAGCTCTTCGCGCTTCGAGACATCACGGCCCAGGCCCGCGACGTCAGGCCCATCCTGGTCTCGCAGCTTGAAGCGATGCGCGCTCCGCTGTGGGAGATGGAGCCGCCGGCCATTCTTGTCGGGCCGCACTGCAAGCGGCCCTATGTGTGTCCCTTCTACACGCGTTGCCACCTCCACGGGCCCGAGTATCCGCTCGAGCATCTGCCCCGCATGAGCCCGAAGCTCCTTCGCGCCCTCCGCGATGCCGATATCGAGGACATCCGCGACATTCCCGAGGATTTCGATGGCTTGAGCGACCTCCATCGGAGGATTCGGGCCTGCGTGATCACGGGGAGCGTCCATTCCGACCCCGAGCTGAAACGCGCACTCGGCGCGCTCGAGACGCCGATCCATTTCCTCGACTTCGAGACATGCAATCCGGCCCTTCCTCTCTTCGTCGGAACGAGGCCGTTTCAGCAAGTGCCTTTCCAATGGTCCGATCACGTGCTCCTGAAAGACGGATCGCTCGAGCACCGCGAATACCTCCACACGGAGCCGACCGACCCGCGCCGGGCTCTGGCCGCTTCGCTCATCGAGTCGCTCGGCGACGAGGGTCCCATCGTGGTCTACTCCGGATTCGAGGAGCGGATCATGCGGTCTCTGGCGGAAGAGCTCGAGGAGTGGAGAGAGGCTCTGCTCGCGATCGTGGAGTCCCGGATGGTGGATCTACTCGAGCTGATCCGGTCTCACTACTATCACCCGGGCTTCAGGGGCTCTTTCTCCATCAAGGAAGTGCTGCCCGCCCTGATCGACGACCTCGATTACGAGGATCTCGAAATCCGGGAGGGGGGCCAGGCGGCGGTCGCGTTCGTGCAGATGATCGATGCGGGCACCTCCGAGGGACGGCGGCGCGAGCTCGTTCAGGCGCTCCGCGCCTACTGCCGCCGGGACACCGAAGCCATGGTGCGGCTTTTCCACAAGCTCAGGGAGGGTGGATGA
- a CDS encoding S9 family peptidase, with amino-acid sequence MCRLLTAALVALLLAPQASALAKLPSQPKAPKRPTFNLYWGERVEDDYQYLEHVADPAVAKWAKAQNSYTRAWLDNHPERKAILERVVELTHSESPDYYGGSYRNGTYFFMKDQPPKQQPFLVALTSVMDTKTERAVVDPNAIDSTGGTSIDFYAPSLDGKYVAVSLSKNGTEDGVLFIYETATGRRLDDTIPKVNGGTAGGSAAWNADASGIYYTRYPHEGERRTEDLPFYQQVYYHKIGTPTAEDAYVLGKEFPKIAEVELSTSPDGQYLLADVSHGDGGEHAYWLRSAGAGWTQVARFEDKIVDMKFGMDGALYLLSRADAPHKKILRLPLAYPDLNHAGVIIPDTENTIEDYTPTATRIYVTEMVGGPTQMRVYDLKGRALSLAAMSEVSLIGTAVRTSGDEVLVRSQSYTRPPAYYRYGLGSAELQETALAQTSPADFSDCEVRREFATASDGTKLPVNIIMRKSTKLDGEAPTLLYGYGSYGLSEQPYFQPDLKVWLEQGGIYVDASVRGGGEFGDDWHKAARLGTKKVSMDDFAVCARYLVERGYTRTGRLAIEGGSAGGLLVYGTLVHYPDFMHAAVAHVGYGDALRTELSPNGEFNTTEFGTVKDSIQFRGMYGYSPYHHVKDPKTYPSVLALTGVNDPRVPAWETFKMVARLQATKSPNPVLMRVSYGSGHGGGTALSERDQQKADVLMFLFDRLGVKYRPVQREGKSGKTVPSL; translated from the coding sequence ATGTGTCGTCTCCTCACCGCCGCCTTGGTAGCGCTCCTCCTCGCCCCGCAAGCATCGGCGTTGGCCAAGCTTCCCTCCCAGCCGAAAGCCCCGAAACGCCCGACGTTCAATCTCTACTGGGGGGAGAGGGTCGAGGATGACTATCAATATCTGGAACATGTGGCCGACCCGGCCGTCGCGAAATGGGCGAAAGCACAGAACAGCTACACGCGCGCGTGGTTGGATAACCATCCCGAGCGGAAAGCGATCCTGGAACGAGTTGTGGAGCTCACCCACTCCGAATCGCCGGATTACTACGGCGGGAGCTATCGAAACGGAACCTACTTCTTCATGAAAGATCAGCCTCCGAAGCAGCAACCCTTCTTGGTCGCGTTGACTTCCGTGATGGACACGAAGACGGAGAGGGCGGTCGTGGACCCCAACGCGATCGATTCCACGGGGGGAACCTCGATCGATTTCTACGCTCCTTCGCTCGACGGGAAGTACGTCGCCGTGTCGCTCTCGAAGAACGGCACCGAGGACGGGGTCCTCTTCATCTACGAGACCGCAACCGGCAGGCGTCTGGACGACACGATCCCCAAGGTGAACGGCGGCACGGCGGGCGGCAGCGCGGCCTGGAACGCGGACGCGAGCGGAATCTACTACACCCGCTATCCGCACGAAGGAGAACGCCGGACGGAAGATCTCCCCTTCTACCAACAGGTCTATTACCACAAGATCGGAACGCCGACCGCCGAGGATGCCTACGTCCTCGGAAAGGAATTCCCGAAGATCGCCGAGGTCGAATTGAGCACGAGCCCCGACGGGCAGTACCTGCTCGCGGACGTGAGTCATGGAGACGGCGGGGAGCACGCGTACTGGCTTCGCTCCGCGGGCGCTGGGTGGACCCAGGTCGCGCGTTTCGAAGATAAGATCGTGGACATGAAGTTCGGGATGGACGGCGCCCTGTACCTGCTCTCGCGAGCGGACGCGCCCCACAAAAAGATCCTCCGCCTTCCGCTCGCGTACCCCGATCTGAACCACGCGGGCGTGATCATCCCGGATACCGAGAATACGATCGAGGACTACACCCCCACGGCGACGAGGATTTACGTGACGGAGATGGTCGGAGGCCCGACCCAGATGCGGGTCTACGACTTGAAGGGACGCGCGCTCAGCCTCGCCGCGATGTCCGAGGTCTCGCTGATCGGGACCGCCGTTCGCACGTCCGGGGACGAGGTGCTCGTGCGCAGCCAGAGCTACACGCGCCCTCCCGCCTATTACCGCTACGGCTTGGGCAGCGCCGAGCTTCAGGAAACCGCGCTCGCACAGACCTCCCCCGCCGACTTCAGTGACTGCGAGGTGCGTCGCGAGTTCGCGACGGCATCCGACGGCACGAAGCTGCCCGTCAACATCATCATGCGGAAGAGCACGAAGCTCGACGGGGAGGCGCCGACCCTTCTCTACGGCTACGGCAGCTATGGGCTGAGCGAGCAGCCCTATTTCCAGCCGGACCTCAAGGTCTGGCTCGAGCAGGGCGGCATCTACGTGGACGCGAGCGTCCGCGGAGGCGGCGAGTTCGGCGACGACTGGCACAAGGCCGCACGGCTCGGAACGAAGAAGGTCTCGATGGATGATTTCGCCGTCTGCGCGCGCTACCTCGTCGAGAGAGGCTATACGAGGACGGGGCGGCTCGCGATCGAAGGGGGAAGCGCAGGCGGCCTCTTGGTCTACGGCACGCTGGTCCACTACCCCGATTTCATGCACGCCGCGGTCGCCCACGTCGGCTACGGCGACGCGCTGCGAACCGAGCTATCGCCGAACGGCGAATTCAACACCACCGAGTTCGGAACCGTGAAGGACTCGATCCAATTCCGCGGGATGTACGGCTACTCGCCCTACCATCACGTGAAGGACCCGAAGACCTACCCCTCCGTGCTCGCGCTCACGGGGGTCAACGATCCGCGGGTGCCCGCCTGGGAAACCTTCAAGATGGTCGCGAGGCTCCAGGCGACCAAGTCCCCGAACCCGGTGCTCATGAGGGTGAGCTATGGCTCCGGGCACGGCGGCGGTACCGCGCTCTCGGAACGCGACCAGCAGAAGGCGGATGTGCTGATGTTTCTCTTCGACCGTCTCGGCGTGAAGTACCGTCCCGTCCAGCGCGAGGGAAAATCCGGAAAGACGGTCCCGAGCCTGTGA
- the pdxH gene encoding pyridoxamine 5'-phosphate oxidase translates to MTEAPDPIALFREWAALARRPDILEPDAAALATVGPDGKPSVRMVLVRAVDDRGFVFYTNLGSRKGSELLSGGGEGAPAALCFWWPPLAKQVRVEGTARTVSDAEADEYWAGRARDSQVGAWASRQSAELPGGRGELTARFAELDRSLPEKVPRPRFWSGFRIEPRRIEFWEGRPMRLHHRVLYTREGRGWAAKILSP, encoded by the coding sequence GTGACCGAGGCGCCCGATCCGATCGCGCTGTTTCGGGAATGGGCGGCGCTCGCCAGACGTCCGGATATTCTGGAACCCGACGCGGCCGCGCTCGCGACGGTCGGTCCCGACGGAAAACCGTCCGTCCGCATGGTGTTGGTCCGCGCCGTGGATGACCGGGGATTCGTCTTCTACACCAACCTCGGGAGCCGAAAGGGGTCGGAGCTTCTGAGCGGCGGCGGCGAGGGCGCTCCGGCCGCGCTCTGCTTCTGGTGGCCCCCTCTCGCGAAACAGGTGCGCGTCGAAGGCACGGCCAGGACCGTATCCGACGCCGAGGCGGACGAGTACTGGGCGGGCCGCGCCCGCGACTCGCAGGTCGGCGCCTGGGCGTCCCGCCAGAGCGCCGAGCTTCCCGGGGGACGCGGGGAGCTCACGGCCCGGTTCGCGGAGCTTGACAGGAGTCTGCCGGAGAAGGTGCCGCGGCCGCGCTTCTGGAGCGGCTTCCGGATTGAGCCGCGGCGAATCGAGTTCTGGGAAGGCCGTCCCATGAGGCTCCACCACCGCGTGCTCTACACGCGCGAGGGACGTGGATGGGCCGCGAAAATCCTGAGCCCCTGA
- a CDS encoding DUF2269 family protein: protein MSPHLYLGFKLLHVLAVALFLGNITTGIFWKAHADRSRNPIIIGHMLEGIIQADRLFTMPPIIFILIGGFGAAIGGNYPILGTGWIFWSIVLFSISGFAFGSQVAPLQRKMLALVRRSGDALDWAAYRSLSRRWELWGAVALVTPAIAAGLMIMKPALPGLRDLL, encoded by the coding sequence ATGAGCCCGCATCTCTATCTTGGCTTCAAGCTTCTCCATGTGCTCGCGGTGGCGCTCTTTCTCGGAAACATCACCACCGGGATTTTCTGGAAGGCGCACGCGGACCGCTCCCGCAACCCGATCATCATCGGGCACATGCTCGAGGGGATCATCCAGGCGGACCGGCTGTTCACGATGCCTCCGATCATCTTCATCCTGATCGGCGGCTTCGGGGCCGCGATCGGCGGAAACTACCCGATCCTCGGAACGGGATGGATCTTCTGGTCCATCGTTCTCTTCTCGATCTCCGGCTTCGCGTTCGGGAGTCAGGTGGCCCCGCTGCAGAGGAAGATGCTGGCGCTCGTGAGGAGAAGCGGCGATGCCCTGGATTGGGCGGCCTATCGATCGCTTTCCCGGCGGTGGGAGCTTTGGGGCGCGGTGGCGCTCGTCACACCCGCGATCGCCGCCGGGCTCATGATCATGAAGCCCGCGCTGCCTGGCCTCAGGGACCTGCTCTAG